The genomic stretch TAGTCAATCAGGTTCAAATCCATTGGTTAAACAAAATAACACTACTTACACCGTTAGTTATTCTCAATTATCTCAACAGATTCAGAATATACATAAAATTGGTGGAAAAATTGTTTCTATTGTCGAAAAATAGTCAAATTTTATCTTAGAAAACTCATAGGTTTTATATATTAGAAAACAGTAAATATTTTTGGTATTTTTAATTTTTTGGTTGAGGAAATTTTTAGTAACTATAAAAGAATCAACAAATTTTAAAATTTACCAAATAATAGGAATATTTAATCATTTTGAGCAATCAATTATTAATAACAAAAGTATTGAAACTTTTATAAAACCTGAACCCTAAAACCTTATACATTTTCATCATCAATCAAGATATTTCATAAAAGCATCTCATTTTAATGATAGCAATGTTACCTCCGATCGCTAGTAAAAAAATGCAGACTTGGATTAGAAGTCGTCATCTGATTTTTGCTGACAAATTCTTAATATTGGAAACTTTTGACTATTCAACCATCGAAAGATTTGAAGAATGTGTTATTAGTTTAGGAGGGGAATTTATTTGTGTTCATCCTTTAAAAAAAGTTTGGCGAGGAAATCATCGAAAGGTGATTCTTTATCAAGCAAAGGCTGTTTTTAATAATCCAAATAATCCTATCAAACAGTACTGGTATGAAAATGGCAGTCATTACACCAGATTTGATGAACGATGTTAGATAATGGATCATAAATAATTGATGAACAAGTCTTATTTTTTACTTCAAGGATTAGTGAATAAAATAGCCCAAAGAATTCATCAATCCTTTAAATTAGAAGAAATTCTGGCGACAACTGTTGAAGAAACAAGAGAATTTTTACAAGTCGATCGAGTTTTAATTTATCGTATTTGGGATGATGGTACTGGTAGTGCTATTACAGAGAATGTTAAATCACCATACCCTGAAATTTTAGGTCAAACTTTCCCTGAAGAAGTTTTTCCGCAACAATATCATCAAGAATATATTGAAGGTAAAACCCTTGCAGTTCATAATGTTGAAAAAAGTCATATCCGTCAATGTTTATTCCATTTCATTCAACAATTTGGTGTTAAAGCAAAATTAGTTGTACCAATTATTCAAGAAATTAGAAAAAAAAATTTTAATGTTAATTCTTCCTCTTCTGAACAAAAATTAGACATCGAAACTACTCCCTATCTTTGGGGTTTATTAATCGCCCATCAATGTAGTAAAGTCAGAATTTGGAATGAAAAAGAAATAGAGTTAGTTAAACAGTTAGCTACCCAAGTTGCCATCGCCATTAAACAAGCAGAACTTCATACTCAATTACAACAATTAAATAGAGAATTAGAAGAAAGAGTAAAAAAGAGAACAGAAGAACTAGCCTTAAGTAACGAATCTCTAAAAGCAGAAATAATTGAACGTCAACGCACAGAAATTGCCCTGCGTCATACCAATCAAACCTTAGAATCTTTAATTTCAGCTTCTCCTCGTGCTATTTTTACCCTTGATTTGGAAGATAAGGTTAAAATTTGGAATCCGGCAGCGGAACAAATATTCGGTTGGAAAGCAGAAGAAGTAATCGATCGTGTTAATCCAGCTATATCAAAAAATAATCTCGAAAAATATCAAATTATCAAAGAGAATATTCTCAAAAATATTACTCCTTCTAGCATAGAAATAAAACAACAAAAAAAAGATGGATCAATTATAGACATTGTTTTTTCCGCCGCACCGATAACTAATACAGAAGGGAAAATTAACGGCATAGTCGCAGTCGTAGCGGATATTACCGAACAAAAAAAACAAGCAGAACAAGTCAGATTACTTCAATCTGTAGTTATCAATACTAATGATTCTATTATTATTACAAAAGCTGATACAATTGATGAACCGGGGCCAGAAATAATATATGTCAATGAAGCCTTTACTAAAATGACAGGTTACACCCTCGAAGAAGTCTTAGGAAAAACCCCTCGCTTACTTCAAGGAGAAAAAACTAATCGTGTAGAATTGGATAAAGTGCGAAATGCCTTATCTCAATGGCAACCTGTGACTGTTGAAGTAATTAACTATCGTAAAGATGGTAGTGAATTTTGGTCACAATTTAGTGTCGTACCAGTAGTATCTCAAAATAATACTATTACTCATTGGATTTCTGTACATCGAGAAACGACTGAACGAAAAAAGAATGAAGAAGCATTACGTCTTAGTGAAGAAAGATTCCGTCAAGTTGTAGAAAATGCCTTAGATATGATTACCATTGTCGATCGTAATGGCAAAATTTACTATCAAAGTCCTTCAGTCGAAACAGTTTTAGGCTATACGACAACTCAATTTATTGAAAAAAACTTTTTTGATTACATTTACCCTGATGATAAGAAGAATATTCAAACAAGCGTTATTAACTCTATTCAAAATACTTTAAAAGTTATTAATCCCGTAGAATTTCGTTGTCAGCATCATAGTGGAGGATGGCGTAATTTAGAAGCAATTACTCAACAATTTATTGATAACGTGCCTACAGCTAAAATTGTTATTACCTCCCGGGATATTTCCGAAAGAAAACGATTAGAAGAAGTGCGTATCGCTTTAGAAAGAGAAAAAGAATTAAACATTGTTAAAACTCGTTTTTTCTCTATGGCTTCCCATGAATTTAGAACACCTTTAAGTACAGTTTTAGCCGCCGCCCAAGTTTTAGAAAATGCTTCTGCTAATTCAGAAAATCCCGAAAAACAACTACGCAATTTGTATCGTATCCAAAATTCAGTAAAAAATATGGTTCAACTTTTGGATGATATTTTGACGATTAATCGTGCAGAGACGGGAAATTTGGAATTTAACCCAAAACCTTTAGCATTAGAAACTTTTTGTCGTCAATTTATAGAAGAAATTAAACTTAGTACTGGTACAGAACATCAACTTGAATTTTTTTGTAAAGGAAAGAGAATTAATCCTTCTTTAGATGAAAAATTATTACGATCGATCTTAGCTAATTTACTTTCTAATGCGATTAAGTATTCCCCTCAAGGAGACAAAATCCATTTATATTTGAAATTTTACAGTAAATATATTGAAATACAAGTTCAAGATTCGGGTTTTGGTATTTCTCCAGAAGATCAAACAGAAATATTTGAGCCTTTTTATCGAGGTTTAAATGTACGTCATCTTACTGGTACAGGATTGGGTTTAGTGGTGGTAAAAAAATGTGTTGATTTACATGGAGGTAATATTAATCTGGAAAGTGCCATCGATCGAGGAACAACAGTTACTGTTACATTACCCGTTACAATGGAGAGTTGAATTCTCTCTTTTCTTGCAAATTAATTGTTTTAAAGTTTGATAAATTTGCTACAAATTGCCCAAGTACAATCATTGATCATGGAAATATTTTGTGAAACATAAATCATGAGTCTATCTACATTTATCCTCATTGCTTTAGCAATTGGTATTGGCTTTGGCACATTTCTTAACACTACATTTCCCGCTAGTGTCGGTAATTTGGATCTATATTTTTTCCTTCCTGTAGGAG from Geminocystis sp. NIES-3709 encodes the following:
- a CDS encoding CpeR family transcriptional regulator, whose translation is MIAMLPPIASKKMQTWIRSRHLIFADKFLILETFDYSTIERFEECVISLGGEFICVHPLKKVWRGNHRKVILYQAKAVFNNPNNPIKQYWYENGSHYTRFDERC
- a CDS encoding PAS domain S-box protein codes for the protein MNKSYFLLQGLVNKIAQRIHQSFKLEEILATTVEETREFLQVDRVLIYRIWDDGTGSAITENVKSPYPEILGQTFPEEVFPQQYHQEYIEGKTLAVHNVEKSHIRQCLFHFIQQFGVKAKLVVPIIQEIRKKNFNVNSSSSEQKLDIETTPYLWGLLIAHQCSKVRIWNEKEIELVKQLATQVAIAIKQAELHTQLQQLNRELEERVKKRTEELALSNESLKAEIIERQRTEIALRHTNQTLESLISASPRAIFTLDLEDKVKIWNPAAEQIFGWKAEEVIDRVNPAISKNNLEKYQIIKENILKNITPSSIEIKQQKKDGSIIDIVFSAAPITNTEGKINGIVAVVADITEQKKQAEQVRLLQSVVINTNDSIIITKADTIDEPGPEIIYVNEAFTKMTGYTLEEVLGKTPRLLQGEKTNRVELDKVRNALSQWQPVTVEVINYRKDGSEFWSQFSVVPVVSQNNTITHWISVHRETTERKKNEEALRLSEERFRQVVENALDMITIVDRNGKIYYQSPSVETVLGYTTTQFIEKNFFDYIYPDDKKNIQTSVINSIQNTLKVINPVEFRCQHHSGGWRNLEAITQQFIDNVPTAKIVITSRDISERKRLEEVRIALEREKELNIVKTRFFSMASHEFRTPLSTVLAAAQVLENASANSENPEKQLRNLYRIQNSVKNMVQLLDDILTINRAETGNLEFNPKPLALETFCRQFIEEIKLSTGTEHQLEFFCKGKRINPSLDEKLLRSILANLLSNAIKYSPQGDKIHLYLKFYSKYIEIQVQDSGFGISPEDQTEIFEPFYRGLNVRHLTGTGLGLVVVKKCVDLHGGNINLESAIDRGTTVTVTLPVTMES